The proteins below are encoded in one region of Bremerella sp. P1:
- the tssH gene encoding type VI secretion system ATPase TssH, with amino-acid sequence MTAVNLKSLVGKLNGTCRRTLEAAAGLCLSRTNYNVEIEHWLTKILETPNTDLDAIMRHYEIDPSKLVTELTRAMDKLKTGNARPPALSQTVVDLARDAWLLASVDYLEPTVRSGHLIIAMLSDRITAQAILSSCPEFENISLEDLKTHLGKITAETSEEEESQASLATAPATGGPGGGPVRPTKTPGLDQFTIDLTERAKKGEIDPVRGRDDEIRQIVDILCRRRQNNPILTGEAGVGKTAVVEGFALRVAAGDVPDALKTVSIRSLDLALLQAGAGVKGEFENRLKSVIEEVKSSPKPIILFIDEAHTMIGAGGQAGQGDAANLLKPALARGELRTIAATTWAEYKKYFERDAALARRFQVVKVEEPSEEKCIGMMRGLVSTLEHHHNVRILNEAVESAVKLSHRYISGRQLPDKAVSLLDTACARIGLSQNSTPPQVEHLIRMIDRIETEVEILNREMASGAEGHEETIAELEAQKKTSEEDLEALNKRWEQEKELVNQIRELQDELAEDDVKRRTPVAEGEPQPELLADAKRAEIKQQVKKEQAQLLEIQGEAPLVHICCDTNAVAETVGAWTGIPVGKMVANEIATVLKLQDMMEESVVGQTHAMVQIAESIKTSRANLEDPNRPIGIFLLAGTSGVGKTETALTLANLLYGGEQNMTTINMSEFKEEHKVSLLMGSPPGYVGYGEGGVLTEAVRRKPYSVILLDEMEKAHPGVQDIFYQVFDKGHMKDGEGRDIDFKNTVIIMTSNAGTDLIMSLCQDPETRPDPQGLHDALHDELLKTFKPAFLGRISVIPYFPLDDEVMKKIIHLKLKKVGRRVHDHYRATFNYTDALVNAIAARCTEVDTGARNVDKILTRTLLPEMSGEFLSRMAEGNEIKSVEVDVDKEGNFAYSIG; translated from the coding sequence ATGACAGCCGTGAATTTGAAATCGTTGGTGGGGAAGCTGAACGGTACGTGCCGGCGCACCTTGGAAGCCGCTGCCGGCTTGTGCCTTTCGCGAACGAATTACAACGTAGAGATCGAGCACTGGTTGACCAAGATTTTGGAAACCCCCAACACCGATCTCGACGCGATCATGCGACACTACGAGATTGATCCCAGCAAGCTGGTCACCGAACTGACCCGGGCAATGGACAAGCTGAAGACCGGCAATGCCCGACCGCCAGCATTGAGCCAAACCGTCGTCGACCTGGCACGCGATGCATGGCTGTTGGCCTCGGTCGACTACTTAGAGCCGACCGTTCGTAGCGGGCACCTGATCATTGCCATGCTTTCTGATCGAATCACGGCCCAGGCAATCCTTTCCAGCTGTCCTGAATTCGAGAATATCAGCCTGGAAGATTTGAAGACCCATCTCGGCAAGATCACGGCGGAAACCTCCGAAGAGGAAGAATCGCAGGCCTCGCTGGCGACTGCGCCGGCTACCGGAGGGCCCGGCGGTGGACCAGTCCGACCGACCAAGACGCCAGGCCTCGATCAGTTTACGATCGACCTGACCGAGAGAGCCAAGAAGGGGGAGATCGATCCGGTCCGGGGGCGTGATGACGAAATCCGCCAGATCGTCGACATCCTCTGCCGTCGCCGACAAAACAACCCCATCCTGACCGGTGAGGCAGGCGTCGGTAAAACGGCCGTCGTCGAAGGTTTCGCCCTGCGAGTCGCCGCCGGCGATGTGCCAGACGCATTGAAAACTGTTTCGATTCGCTCGCTGGATCTTGCCTTGCTGCAGGCCGGTGCTGGCGTGAAAGGGGAGTTCGAGAACCGCCTCAAGTCGGTCATCGAAGAAGTGAAATCTTCGCCCAAGCCGATCATCCTGTTTATTGACGAAGCCCACACGATGATTGGTGCAGGCGGCCAGGCCGGTCAAGGGGACGCGGCGAACCTGTTGAAGCCAGCTTTGGCTCGTGGTGAACTGCGGACGATCGCTGCTACCACCTGGGCAGAGTACAAGAAGTACTTTGAACGCGATGCCGCGCTGGCTCGTCGTTTTCAGGTGGTCAAAGTCGAAGAGCCAAGCGAAGAAAAGTGCATCGGCATGATGCGAGGGCTCGTATCGACGCTCGAACATCACCACAATGTTCGCATTTTGAACGAGGCCGTCGAATCGGCTGTCAAGCTTTCGCACCGATATATCTCGGGGCGTCAGCTTCCAGACAAGGCGGTCAGTTTGCTCGATACGGCTTGTGCTCGGATCGGCCTGAGTCAAAACTCGACGCCACCGCAGGTCGAGCATCTCATTCGGATGATCGATCGGATTGAAACGGAAGTCGAGATCCTGAATCGTGAAATGGCATCCGGAGCCGAAGGACACGAGGAAACAATTGCCGAGCTTGAAGCGCAAAAGAAGACTTCCGAGGAAGACCTGGAAGCACTCAACAAACGCTGGGAGCAGGAAAAGGAACTCGTCAATCAAATCCGCGAACTTCAAGATGAATTGGCCGAAGACGACGTCAAACGTCGAACGCCAGTTGCCGAAGGGGAACCGCAGCCGGAACTACTGGCCGATGCCAAGCGTGCCGAGATCAAACAGCAGGTCAAGAAAGAGCAGGCCCAGCTGCTAGAGATCCAAGGGGAAGCGCCGCTGGTTCATATCTGCTGCGATACAAATGCTGTCGCAGAAACGGTCGGAGCCTGGACGGGTATTCCTGTCGGCAAGATGGTTGCTAATGAAATTGCGACGGTCCTAAAGTTGCAGGACATGATGGAAGAGAGTGTGGTCGGCCAAACGCACGCGATGGTGCAAATTGCTGAGAGCATCAAGACGTCGCGCGCCAATCTTGAAGATCCCAACCGACCGATCGGTATCTTCCTATTGGCAGGTACCAGTGGTGTCGGTAAGACGGAAACCGCACTCACGCTGGCCAACCTGCTTTACGGTGGCGAGCAGAACATGACGACCATCAACATGTCAGAGTTCAAGGAAGAGCACAAAGTGTCGTTGCTGATGGGCTCGCCTCCTGGGTATGTGGGCTACGGCGAAGGTGGCGTGCTGACCGAAGCGGTCCGCCGCAAGCCGTACAGCGTGATCTTGCTGGACGAAATGGAGAAGGCACACCCCGGCGTGCAAGACATCTTCTACCAGGTGTTCGACAAGGGACATATGAAAGATGGTGAAGGTCGCGACATCGACTTCAAGAACACCGTTATCATCATGACCTCGAATGCCGGTACGGACTTGATCATGAGTCTTTGCCAAGATCCTGAAACACGCCCTGATCCGCAGGGACTTCACGATGCACTGCACGACGAGTTGCTGAAGACCTTCAAGCCGGCATTCCTGGGACGCATTTCGGTCATTCCTTACTTCCCGCTGGATGACGAAGTCATGAAGAAGATCATCCATCTGAAGTTGAAGAAGGTCGGACGTCGCGTGCACGATCACTATCGAGCAACGTTCAACTATACCGACGCGCTGGTCAACGCCATCGCTGCTCGCTGTACGGAAGTTGATACGGGTGCTCGTAACGTCGACAAGATTCTGACGCGTACGTTATTGCCAGAGATGTCGGGCGAGTTCCTATCGCGGATGGCCGAGGGGAACGAAATCAAGTCGGTGGAAGTCGACGTCGACAAAGAGGGGAACTTTGCCTATTCAATTGGATAG
- a CDS encoding efflux RND transporter periplasmic adaptor subunit has protein sequence MLLSSFPVVAQDIEVSATLLKIIESVEIPAQQSGVLKMVKAQEGTIVDRGEVIAKIDDEEKILEVEKAKVDFDIAAREAKNDVNIRFAKKSLEVAAAELMRSEEALSIAEKSVSQTEMDRLRLLVEKSRLEIEQSEEKTAIAKLTAQLRDAELQIVKTQLKKHQIESPIQGMVVAVFRRTGEWVETSDSVVKVVRIDRLRAEGFIRNEEAMIELIGSKATVTVDIPNREPIQVEGEVTFVDPEVDPVNGQVRVWVDLENEDLKLRPGLRASMTIQPKQ, from the coding sequence ATGCTGCTCAGCTCATTTCCCGTAGTCGCCCAGGATATTGAGGTCTCGGCGACGCTGCTGAAGATCATTGAATCGGTCGAGATTCCTGCCCAGCAGTCAGGCGTATTGAAGATGGTGAAAGCCCAGGAAGGGACCATCGTCGATCGCGGGGAAGTGATCGCAAAGATTGACGACGAAGAAAAGATTCTGGAGGTCGAGAAGGCCAAGGTCGACTTCGATATCGCCGCCCGAGAAGCGAAGAACGATGTGAATATTCGTTTCGCCAAGAAGAGCTTGGAAGTCGCGGCGGCTGAGCTCATGCGTTCCGAAGAAGCCCTGTCGATCGCCGAGAAGAGCGTTTCGCAGACCGAAATGGATCGTCTTCGTCTGTTGGTGGAAAAGAGCCGATTAGAGATCGAGCAATCGGAAGAGAAGACCGCGATTGCCAAGCTGACTGCCCAACTGCGAGACGCCGAACTGCAGATCGTCAAAACGCAGCTGAAGAAGCATCAAATCGAATCGCCTATTCAGGGAATGGTCGTCGCCGTCTTTCGTCGCACCGGCGAATGGGTCGAAACGAGCGATTCCGTTGTGAAGGTCGTTCGTATTGATCGCCTTCGTGCCGAAGGTTTCATTCGTAACGAAGAAGCGATGATCGAACTGATCGGATCCAAGGCAACCGTCACTGTCGATATTCCCAATCGGGAACCAATTCAGGTGGAAGGAGAAGTCACGTTCGTCGATCCGGAAGTCGATCCGGTCAACGGCCAGGTACGGGTTTGGGTCGATCTGGAAAACGAAGACCTCAAGCTGCGGCCGGGTCTTCGCGCTTCGATGACAATCCAGCCGAAGCAGTAA
- a CDS encoding site-2 protease family protein, with translation MATATLQSEPNLRSEVRVRPDLIYARRAEDGEETWVVKDPVTLRYFYFGPSEVYIMRRIDGHSSLASIKEQYDEDFAPHRISQQEILGFCHSLYQRGLLVAPAENQAEGLLERRQKHTWMQRASLPLQILAIRLPGVDPERFLAATHGAVDWLFQRATVIIVLFCAAMALLLGLINIESITARLPQESQFFRGENLVVLLVTFALVKVLHELGHAYCCKAMGGECHQIGVLLMVFTPAMYCDVSDAWLFPKRWQRVFVSAAGMYVEVILATTAFVLWFFSEPGAVSDWLLNVVFVCGVSTIVVNANPLLRYDGYYILSDMLHLPNLSSRASDALWTPIKNWFYRYPQQVMPEPRAATLRTYAVLAIIYRTMVFGFIFWFLYKACRQNDILPLWHMVAAMFVAGLLLKPAIGLVHWLRRPKGRGDAMVKSRVAIAVGVIVLVGCGLAMIPVPSRIHVPVISEIDSDHRVYVQVDGRVIQTADAEQKVAEGDVLAVLKNEDLEADLLKTDGEIAIQRQHLESLELRSNNNPEAAAQIPTAESALEDLQQQRQVLQRQLDQLTIRAPADGVVIPAPHKVDQGDSDRFLVQWSGSPLDEKNRGCLLRRGELLCLIGDAHALQARLFVDQDQIELIRVGDPVSILFDGNSIHSIQGTVNEISTDQSVQIPRNLSANPALGLERKEDGTVALIDGAYSVTVVLDETSPQEILPGTCGRAVVVGRTQTLWQIVSRFIQLNFRFFA, from the coding sequence GTGGCGACGGCGACACTTCAGTCCGAACCAAATCTGCGCAGCGAAGTCCGTGTTCGCCCAGACCTCATCTATGCCCGCCGTGCCGAAGATGGCGAGGAAACCTGGGTCGTGAAAGACCCGGTCACACTGCGTTACTTTTACTTCGGGCCGTCGGAAGTCTACATCATGCGGCGGATCGATGGCCATAGTTCATTGGCATCGATCAAAGAGCAATACGACGAAGACTTTGCTCCTCATCGCATTTCTCAGCAGGAAATTCTCGGCTTTTGCCACAGTCTTTACCAACGAGGGCTATTGGTAGCCCCGGCTGAAAACCAGGCCGAAGGATTGCTCGAGCGGAGGCAAAAGCATACCTGGATGCAGCGAGCCAGCCTGCCATTGCAGATCTTGGCGATTCGCCTGCCAGGCGTCGACCCAGAGCGGTTCCTGGCCGCAACCCATGGCGCCGTCGATTGGCTATTTCAGCGCGCCACGGTCATTATCGTCTTGTTCTGTGCAGCGATGGCGCTGCTGTTGGGGTTGATCAATATCGAGTCGATCACGGCCCGCTTACCGCAGGAGTCGCAATTCTTTCGCGGCGAGAACCTCGTCGTGTTGTTGGTCACGTTTGCCCTCGTCAAAGTGCTGCACGAGTTGGGACATGCCTATTGCTGCAAGGCGATGGGAGGGGAGTGCCATCAGATTGGTGTGTTGCTGATGGTGTTTACTCCGGCGATGTACTGCGATGTCTCCGATGCGTGGCTCTTTCCGAAGCGGTGGCAGCGTGTGTTTGTCTCGGCCGCCGGGATGTACGTCGAAGTCATATTGGCCACGACCGCATTCGTGCTTTGGTTTTTCTCTGAGCCGGGTGCCGTTAGCGATTGGCTACTGAATGTCGTGTTCGTTTGCGGGGTGAGTACCATTGTGGTGAATGCCAATCCGCTTCTGCGTTACGACGGCTATTACATCTTGTCAGATATGCTGCATCTGCCGAACTTGAGTTCCCGTGCCAGCGATGCGCTTTGGACGCCGATCAAGAACTGGTTCTATCGATATCCACAACAAGTCATGCCTGAACCGCGTGCGGCAACGCTCCGCACCTATGCGGTGTTGGCCATCATCTACCGCACGATGGTCTTTGGGTTCATTTTTTGGTTTCTCTACAAGGCATGCCGGCAGAACGATATTCTTCCGCTGTGGCATATGGTCGCGGCGATGTTTGTGGCCGGCCTGTTGTTGAAGCCGGCCATCGGTTTGGTGCATTGGTTAAGGAGACCAAAGGGAAGGGGAGATGCCATGGTGAAAAGCCGCGTCGCAATCGCTGTTGGGGTTATCGTGCTGGTTGGCTGCGGACTTGCCATGATCCCGGTTCCGTCCCGGATTCACGTGCCGGTCATCTCGGAAATCGATTCCGATCACCGCGTGTACGTACAAGTCGACGGACGCGTAATCCAGACAGCTGATGCCGAACAAAAGGTCGCCGAGGGGGATGTATTGGCCGTTTTGAAGAACGAGGACCTGGAAGCAGACCTCCTCAAAACGGATGGCGAGATCGCGATTCAGCGTCAGCATTTAGAAAGCTTGGAACTACGATCCAACAACAACCCCGAGGCCGCCGCACAGATACCGACGGCTGAGTCCGCCCTGGAAGATCTCCAGCAGCAGCGGCAAGTGCTGCAGCGGCAGTTAGACCAGTTAACCATCCGTGCCCCAGCCGATGGAGTCGTGATTCCGGCGCCCCACAAGGTCGACCAAGGGGACTCCGATCGATTTCTCGTGCAGTGGTCTGGCAGTCCACTGGATGAGAAGAACCGCGGTTGTCTCTTGAGGCGAGGCGAACTGCTGTGCTTGATCGGAGATGCCCACGCGTTGCAAGCTCGCCTGTTCGTCGATCAGGATCAGATCGAATTGATCCGAGTCGGCGATCCGGTGTCGATCTTATTCGACGGCAATTCGATCCACAGTATTCAGGGGACGGTCAACGAGATCTCGACCGATCAGTCCGTTCAAATCCCCCGCAATTTGTCGGCGAATCCGGCACTTGGCCTCGAACGGAAAGAGGACGGCACGGTGGCTCTGATTGACGGAGCGTATTCGGTTACCGTCGTGCTTGATGAGACTTCGCCGCAGGAGATTCTGCCTGGCACATGTGGCCGAGCGGTGGTTGTCGGGCGAACGCAAACGCTCTGGCAAATCGTATCGCGATTCATCCAATTGAACTTCCGCTTCTTTGCTTAA
- the tssF gene encoding type VI secretion system baseplate subunit TssF produces the protein MSDELLEFYRRERAYLLDQGKAFARANPKIASRLGLGGDDFKDPHVGRLVESFAYLNARTRLKLEDDFPEIAASMLEVLFPHLLRPIPSMSVVQFGLDRAQVEAVNGFQVAQGTSLETEQIDGDPCRFRTCYPVTCWPIEVSEVSMMSHPFEAPQTPYNADASAMIRIGLKSFSSTIDMSQLKMKTLRFFIKEQAPYKFDLYELLMTSVVGVAVAQNHKSAEFQMLGRDCIQPVGFHRDEGMFDYPARSFLGYRLLTEFFTFADKFLFFDLNLDSVLKKIPGGQAEIYIFLKRGNSDLERRLHADNLRIGCTPITNLYRQEAEPIRLTHEKTEYHVIPDSRRPFANEIYSIDEVTAVSQDHREVSYHPFYSFKHSSESNDAETYWHAVRRPNPGGEETGDEGTELFLSVVDLNFIPSAEQQWSLHADLTCFNRDLPERLPFGGDQPKLSMSGLAPITKIKCLQPPTPTRRPDVEQGIRWRLISHLSLNHLSLSDDAEGSHALREILGLYDYVDSGVSRAFIEGIQSLRSEPCTARVKTPNGTVFCRGTRLHVTFDSSSYTGGGMFLMASVLERFFALYCTINSFTQTVMHEETGEEIYRWAPRAGENVLL, from the coding sequence ATGAGCGACGAACTGCTCGAGTTTTACCGCCGCGAACGTGCTTACCTGTTGGATCAGGGCAAAGCCTTTGCTCGTGCGAACCCCAAGATTGCCAGTCGTCTGGGCTTGGGGGGAGACGACTTTAAAGATCCACACGTTGGCCGCCTGGTCGAATCGTTTGCCTATCTGAACGCTCGGACGCGTCTCAAGCTGGAAGACGACTTTCCCGAGATCGCCGCCTCGATGCTGGAAGTGCTCTTTCCGCATTTGCTGAGGCCGATACCCTCGATGTCGGTTGTCCAGTTTGGACTCGATCGGGCTCAGGTCGAAGCGGTCAATGGTTTTCAGGTCGCCCAAGGGACCAGTCTCGAGACGGAGCAGATTGACGGCGATCCTTGCCGCTTTCGGACCTGCTATCCGGTAACGTGTTGGCCGATCGAAGTCAGTGAAGTCAGCATGATGAGTCATCCGTTCGAGGCTCCCCAGACGCCTTACAATGCGGACGCTTCCGCAATGATCCGTATCGGTTTGAAGAGCTTTTCTTCGACGATCGATATGAGTCAATTGAAGATGAAGACGCTTCGGTTCTTTATCAAAGAGCAGGCCCCCTACAAGTTTGATTTGTACGAACTGTTGATGACATCGGTCGTTGGTGTCGCCGTCGCCCAGAATCACAAATCGGCCGAATTTCAAATGTTGGGCCGCGATTGCATCCAGCCCGTCGGATTCCATCGCGACGAAGGGATGTTCGATTACCCGGCCCGATCGTTCCTCGGTTATCGCTTGTTGACCGAGTTCTTTACCTTTGCGGACAAGTTTTTGTTCTTCGATCTGAACCTTGACTCGGTCTTGAAGAAGATTCCCGGTGGCCAGGCCGAGATCTACATCTTCTTAAAGCGGGGGAACTCGGATCTGGAGCGGCGCCTGCATGCCGATAATTTGCGGATCGGTTGTACGCCGATTACGAATCTCTATCGCCAAGAGGCCGAACCGATTCGGTTGACGCATGAGAAGACAGAGTATCACGTGATCCCGGACTCTCGGCGGCCGTTCGCGAACGAAATCTATTCGATCGACGAGGTCACCGCCGTATCACAAGATCATCGCGAAGTCAGCTACCATCCTTTCTACTCGTTCAAGCATTCTTCCGAATCGAACGATGCCGAAACATACTGGCATGCCGTCCGCCGGCCGAATCCTGGCGGTGAAGAAACAGGCGACGAAGGAACCGAGTTGTTCCTTTCTGTCGTCGATCTGAATTTCATCCCCAGTGCCGAACAGCAGTGGAGCTTGCATGCGGACTTGACCTGCTTCAATCGGGACCTGCCTGAGAGGCTTCCCTTTGGCGGCGATCAGCCCAAGCTGAGCATGTCCGGCTTGGCACCCATTACCAAGATCAAGTGCCTGCAGCCTCCGACACCGACCCGACGCCCTGATGTCGAGCAGGGGATTCGTTGGCGTTTGATTTCCCACTTGTCGCTCAACCACCTTTCGTTGAGTGACGATGCGGAAGGCTCGCACGCGCTGCGCGAGATCCTCGGCTTGTACGATTACGTCGATTCCGGCGTGAGTCGGGCATTCATTGAAGGAATCCAGTCGCTACGCAGTGAGCCATGCACGGCACGCGTGAAGACACCCAATGGAACCGTGTTCTGTCGGGGTACTCGCCTACACGTCACGTTTGACTCGAGTAGTTACACCGGTGGCGGTATGTTTTTGATGGCGAGCGTGCTGGAGCGATTCTTCGCCCTGTATTGCACAATCAATTCATTCACCCAGACGGTCATGCATGAGGAGACCGGAGAGGAGATTTATCGTTGGGCACCGAGGGCCGGCGAAAACGTGCTACTGTAG
- a CDS encoding efflux RND transporter periplasmic adaptor subunit: protein MHHQDAPRTADEARRRIESLLDEVADLSDLTIAPDVFYGQVLDRLTFATSAFGAAVWTKSPSGHLLLAHQTDLLPCYPTGQAAKALSDDEAHLFQIFNRAEADVVPGSQTVQPRYDIFAVPLQVAGEAWGVMALYQPANLAKSVRQTYLRITHAFAEVAQHYQQQTLLRDFQQHQYDWKRQLDFAGLVHTDLSYEKTAYRIANEARNCLEADRVAVLSARGAKCRIEAISGVDKPHRRSNTVQKLEHLASVVVGSKQTLLYTGETENLPPQVEEALLEYLEETPSKVLAIVPLQNEQPTDDDDDEKKQRRSSEPVGAIAIESIEQLNGHELLHRAEPIIQHAATALGNAQAYRQMPLASVLIPLGNLLATIGWYRLPTTLKIAIPLLVTIVALFFIPMDFSIEVHGQLVPEVQRNVFAPSDGYVEQIFVKHGQHVEKDTLLIQLRSNEFNLARTEIVGQLQTAQAELDAILVKRSQGMRRDPRSENRSPESLENLSADQLKLTKQIENLIERRDLLQRREDELKLLSPIDGQILDWEVEQVLAARPVSRGELLMKVADVDGPWVLDLELPDKRTYHVVNAQKQSSEPLAVRFQLVNEPGKTYRGQLKSAASIVDLDENSEEPFVPLEAEIDKSEIPHLRHGLSVVGRVECGQRSVAYVWTYQLVETVRRYFFW from the coding sequence TTGCATCATCAAGACGCACCGCGAACTGCGGACGAGGCACGGCGTAGAATCGAGTCGCTGCTCGACGAGGTCGCCGATCTGTCTGACTTGACGATTGCGCCTGATGTCTTTTACGGCCAGGTTCTTGATCGACTTACCTTTGCTACTTCGGCATTTGGGGCAGCTGTTTGGACCAAGAGTCCCAGCGGTCACTTGCTATTGGCTCACCAGACGGACCTGCTGCCGTGTTACCCTACGGGACAAGCAGCCAAGGCTCTGAGTGACGACGAAGCACACCTCTTTCAAATCTTTAACCGAGCCGAAGCCGACGTCGTACCGGGAAGCCAGACGGTTCAGCCGAGATACGATATCTTCGCCGTCCCGCTTCAAGTAGCTGGCGAAGCCTGGGGGGTGATGGCCCTTTATCAGCCTGCCAACCTGGCCAAGTCGGTACGCCAAACCTACCTACGCATCACGCATGCATTTGCCGAGGTGGCGCAGCACTATCAACAGCAAACACTGCTACGCGATTTCCAACAGCATCAATACGATTGGAAGCGGCAGCTCGACTTCGCCGGTCTTGTTCATACTGATCTTTCCTACGAGAAAACCGCCTACCGGATTGCCAACGAGGCTCGCAATTGCCTGGAAGCCGATCGTGTGGCCGTGCTTTCTGCCCGTGGGGCCAAGTGTCGGATCGAAGCGATCTCAGGCGTCGACAAACCGCATCGCCGATCGAACACGGTCCAAAAGCTAGAACACTTGGCATCGGTCGTTGTCGGCTCGAAGCAAACGTTGCTCTATACCGGCGAAACAGAGAACCTTCCTCCGCAGGTCGAAGAGGCTCTGCTGGAGTATCTGGAAGAAACGCCCTCGAAAGTCCTGGCGATTGTTCCTCTGCAAAATGAGCAGCCCACGGACGACGACGATGATGAAAAGAAACAACGTCGATCTAGTGAACCGGTCGGTGCGATCGCGATCGAGAGCATCGAACAGCTCAACGGGCATGAACTGCTGCATCGGGCCGAACCGATCATCCAGCATGCCGCGACAGCACTCGGCAATGCCCAGGCCTATCGCCAGATGCCGTTGGCATCCGTGTTAATACCTTTGGGTAATCTGCTGGCAACGATCGGTTGGTATCGTTTGCCAACGACTCTCAAGATCGCCATTCCGTTGTTGGTGACGATCGTCGCTCTCTTTTTCATTCCAATGGACTTCTCGATCGAAGTTCACGGGCAACTGGTGCCTGAGGTGCAGCGAAATGTGTTTGCTCCTTCGGATGGCTATGTCGAACAGATTTTCGTCAAGCATGGGCAACACGTTGAGAAAGACACGCTGCTGATTCAGTTGCGATCGAATGAATTCAACCTTGCGCGTACCGAGATCGTCGGACAACTGCAAACGGCTCAGGCAGAACTCGATGCCATCCTGGTCAAACGGTCCCAAGGAATGCGGCGTGATCCACGCTCCGAGAATCGCTCGCCGGAATCGCTGGAGAACCTATCTGCTGATCAGTTGAAGTTGACTAAGCAAATCGAAAACCTAATCGAGCGTCGCGACTTGTTACAGCGACGTGAGGATGAATTGAAACTGCTCAGCCCGATCGATGGTCAGATCCTCGACTGGGAAGTGGAACAGGTCCTGGCGGCGCGGCCTGTTAGCCGTGGGGAACTCTTGATGAAAGTTGCCGACGTCGATGGCCCCTGGGTTCTGGATTTGGAGCTGCCCGACAAGCGGACCTATCACGTGGTCAATGCTCAAAAACAGTCGAGCGAACCACTCGCCGTGCGATTTCAACTGGTGAACGAGCCTGGCAAGACTTACCGCGGGCAACTGAAGTCGGCTGCTTCGATTGTCGACTTGGATGAAAACTCCGAGGAACCCTTTGTGCCGCTGGAAGCGGAGATTGATAAGTCTGAGATCCCGCATCTGCGTCACGGGTTAAGTGTTGTTGGCCGCGTCGAGTGTGGTCAACGATCGGTTGCCTACGTCTGGACGTATCAGCTGGTGGAAACCGTTCGCCGCTACTTTTTCTGGTAA
- the tssG gene encoding type VI secretion system baseplate subunit TssG translates to MGTEGRRKRATVASRLIEQPYQFDFFQAMRLLEKMAQEDPEAFPNWKSIGRDGPPNRELVQLKVLCARTFPPSEVASIVRRRPDAEDAPPEGEPPFTMTTTFMGIFGAQGVMPLHYTQTILDRVRRKDYALRDFLDLFHHRILSFFYRAWEKYRFPIAFERARRHTPKPKDLDLFTETLYSLVGMGTDGIRDRLLIDDETFLYYAGHFAHRPRSALGLQQITEDYFSFDVVVQQYTGHWLYIDPADQSRLPDAAGLLGGNNRLGEETVIGHRMWNCETRFRLRIGPVDYRQYQRLMPSGDQLGEVAQLTRTYVGNSLDFDIQLVLKNSEVPQCILGSEEDPCFLGYNMWLRVGEFVNDVEDAVFQDSGYPLGSEDAVIQHSGYPLGSSEASVK, encoded by the coding sequence TTGGGCACCGAGGGCCGGCGAAAACGTGCTACTGTAGCCAGTCGCTTAATCGAACAGCCGTACCAGTTCGACTTTTTCCAGGCAATGCGGCTGTTGGAAAAGATGGCTCAGGAAGATCCTGAAGCGTTTCCGAATTGGAAATCAATTGGGCGGGACGGACCACCGAATCGCGAGCTGGTCCAGTTGAAAGTTCTGTGCGCGCGAACCTTTCCACCCAGTGAAGTCGCTTCGATCGTTCGTCGTCGTCCCGATGCCGAAGATGCACCGCCGGAAGGGGAGCCACCCTTCACGATGACCACGACCTTCATGGGCATTTTCGGTGCCCAGGGTGTGATGCCGCTGCATTACACGCAAACCATTCTCGATCGCGTGCGCCGCAAAGATTACGCGCTGCGTGACTTTCTCGATCTCTTTCACCATCGGATTCTGTCGTTCTTCTACCGAGCCTGGGAAAAGTATCGTTTTCCTATCGCTTTTGAAAGAGCTCGACGGCATACGCCGAAGCCGAAGGATCTCGACCTATTCACCGAGACGCTGTATTCGTTGGTCGGAATGGGAACGGATGGGATCCGAGATCGCCTTTTGATCGACGATGAAACGTTTCTGTACTACGCGGGGCACTTCGCTCATCGCCCTCGATCGGCCTTGGGTCTTCAGCAGATCACCGAAGATTACTTCTCCTTCGATGTCGTTGTGCAGCAATACACAGGGCACTGGTTGTATATCGATCCAGCGGACCAATCGCGATTGCCAGATGCGGCGGGGCTGCTCGGTGGCAACAATCGGCTCGGCGAAGAGACCGTGATTGGGCATCGCATGTGGAACTGCGAAACACGGTTCCGATTGCGGATTGGTCCCGTAGACTATCGGCAGTACCAGCGACTGATGCCCAGTGGCGATCAGCTCGGCGAGGTTGCTCAGTTGACGCGAACCTACGTGGGGAATTCATTGGATTTTGATATCCAACTGGTGTTAAAAAATTCAGAGGTTCCCCAATGCATTTTGGGGAGCGAGGAAGACCCATGTTTTTTGGGGTATAACATGTGGTTGAGAGTTGGCGAGTTCGTCAACGATGTGGAAGATGCCGTATTCCAGGACTCGGGGTATCCGCTGGGATCTGAAGATGCTGTGATCCAGCACTCGGGGTATCCGCTGGGATCTTCAGAGGCATCGGTAAAGTAG